One window of Atribacter laminatus genomic DNA carries:
- a CDS encoding HAD-IA family hydrolase produces MIKSVLFDLDGTLIFAEKAIIKGIQKCFMMYELNPPEEEKIRKTIGLPLAESFTVLQFSNPEEGANLYREFFLEQPEDIIINPESYKLLDHLVKRNIQIGIVTNRKLAKKLIDKLPFPVPFDIVIDLSLGIQPKPSPEGVLYAITQLKVSPQEVIFVGDTHYDIIAGKSAGVSVVGYSQGIHEREILKEFHPDWMIDSLNEIFTILERA; encoded by the coding sequence ATGATTAAGTCAGTTTTATTTGATCTTGATGGAACTTTAATTTTCGCCGAAAAAGCTATTATTAAGGGAATTCAAAAATGTTTTATGATGTATGAGTTAAATCCACCTGAAGAAGAAAAGATTCGGAAAACAATTGGCCTTCCACTGGCGGAATCTTTTACAGTTTTACAATTCTCCAACCCTGAAGAAGGCGCCAACCTATATCGGGAATTTTTTTTAGAGCAGCCTGAAGATATTATTATTAATCCTGAATCCTATAAACTCTTAGATCACTTGGTGAAAAGGAATATCCAGATTGGGATAGTTACTAATCGAAAGTTAGCAAAAAAATTGATTGACAAACTTCCCTTTCCCGTGCCATTTGATATTGTTATTGACCTTTCTTTGGGAATCCAGCCTAAGCCGTCACCAGAGGGTGTTTTATACGCTATAACTCAATTAAAAGTCTCTCCGCAAGAAGTTATTTTTGTTGGTGATACTCATTATGATATAATCGCAGGAAAATCTGCTGGGGTTAGCGTAGTGGGGTATTCTCAGGGAATACACGAAAGAGAAATCCTAAAAGAATTTCACCCTGATTGGATGATTGATTCTCTCAATGAAAT
- a CDS encoding O-antigen ligase family protein: MTSITEKLSFFLVLFVVILSPYYRGIYPDYYKLPFLTLIFLAFLIHLLVRIKKKESLFQLNMPEMLFFLLAVVYLVTIIVASSGYSSIITFISYIAWAFLFWLMFELFQKKSLKMFLIQIMVGSAGVLSLLGIFDAFHLIPERFQNFLGMSFWGLYFSGRLATTFQYQNTSASFFAACLFLGILIYLQEKILWKKLINGVLLYLIFFGFLFAFSRGANLVFLITLPFLFILIRKKVYIISVILTLSSLFLPFIFLQIELDRYLSQALPFHFLIMFLIGLGSFFFLSFLFLPGQQISLINKINKKLLFFLILLIILGIESYFVFFVQFDTKNFTFIRGFGEKGRDISFETKNVILRFTFYRDALKMIQKKPLLGWGGGGWATRYFSFQSHTYYTKFPHSFYLNTLVESGVLGLASLLFLLFYSLRICVIHCYQDQFNSINPFIGAGVFFIFLHSSIDLNFAMGAYQVFAWTLLALLLNSYSLQKLKLSIPLIIPFFIALLFFVISIFYGNAEYYYQIGNEYRADNDFVHSAQAWEATVRLNPWHDNAFHQLSNLSSEFYLQTKKEEFLQLALKKNQKALNIEPNNYEYYRHRADLFLLKGELDEAWRDYRYSMELAPMVLGNYEKILFAFLNMIRSQQNTRDPKIFNQIKRYTDSVYNFYMENQSKSSQFNPPSEALDSLKKDIEDILGGENVRSSITED, from the coding sequence ATGACCTCAATCACCGAAAAGCTTTCGTTTTTTTTGGTACTGTTCGTGGTAATTCTATCTCCTTATTACCGGGGCATCTATCCAGATTACTACAAGCTCCCCTTTTTGACCCTCATTTTTTTAGCTTTTCTCATTCATCTTCTGGTGAGGATAAAAAAGAAAGAAAGTCTTTTTCAATTAAATATGCCAGAAATGCTTTTTTTCTTATTAGCAGTAGTATACCTGGTGACGATTATCGTGGCTTCCAGTGGATATTCTTCTATAATTACTTTTATAAGCTATATAGCCTGGGCATTTCTTTTTTGGTTAATGTTTGAGCTGTTCCAAAAGAAATCCCTCAAAATGTTCTTAATTCAAATAATGGTCGGTAGTGCTGGCGTATTATCACTATTGGGTATCTTTGATGCCTTTCACCTCATTCCAGAAAGATTTCAAAATTTTTTAGGGATGAGTTTTTGGGGTTTATACTTTTCTGGTAGACTTGCCACTACCTTTCAATATCAAAACACCTCGGCTTCTTTTTTTGCTGCTTGTTTGTTCTTAGGAATCTTGATTTACCTTCAAGAAAAAATTTTGTGGAAGAAGTTAATCAATGGTGTTCTTTTATATTTGATTTTCTTCGGTTTTCTTTTTGCTTTTTCGAGAGGGGCAAATCTAGTTTTTTTAATTACACTTCCATTTCTTTTTATTTTAATCAGAAAAAAAGTATATATTATTTCGGTTATTTTAACTTTATCTTCACTATTTTTGCCATTCATTTTTTTACAGATAGAACTGGATAGGTATTTATCTCAAGCTCTTCCTTTCCATTTTTTAATTATGTTTTTGATTGGATTAGGTTCCTTCTTTTTTTTAAGCTTTTTATTTTTGCCTGGTCAACAAATTTCCTTGATAAATAAAATCAATAAAAAACTCCTTTTTTTTCTAATTTTATTAATAATCTTGGGGATAGAGAGCTATTTTGTTTTTTTTGTTCAATTCGATACAAAGAACTTCACTTTTATTCGAGGATTTGGAGAAAAGGGGAGAGATATCAGCTTTGAAACAAAAAATGTTATTTTGAGGTTTACTTTTTACCGAGATGCTCTCAAGATGATTCAAAAAAAGCCTCTTTTGGGTTGGGGTGGCGGAGGTTGGGCAACGAGGTATTTCTCCTTTCAATCTCATACCTATTACACCAAATTTCCTCATTCCTTTTATTTAAATACCTTAGTTGAATCAGGAGTCTTGGGATTGGCTTCCCTTTTATTTTTACTTTTTTACTCACTGCGCATTTGTGTCATTCATTGTTATCAAGACCAATTTAACTCAATAAATCCTTTCATAGGTGCCGGAGTCTTTTTTATTTTTTTACATAGCAGTATAGATTTAAATTTTGCCATGGGTGCTTATCAGGTTTTTGCTTGGACGCTCCTTGCTCTTTTGTTGAATTCCTACTCTTTACAAAAATTAAAGCTTTCTATTCCCTTGATAATTCCCTTTTTCATTGCACTTTTATTCTTTGTGATAAGTATTTTTTATGGGAATGCCGAGTATTATTATCAAATAGGGAATGAGTATCGAGCTGATAATGATTTCGTTCATTCGGCTCAAGCCTGGGAAGCTACCGTTCGACTCAACCCATGGCACGACAACGCCTTTCATCAACTAAGCAATTTATCTTCCGAATTTTATTTACAAACCAAAAAAGAAGAATTTTTACAGCTGGCACTGAAGAAAAACCAAAAAGCTTTAAATATTGAACCTAATAATTATGAGTACTATCGGCACAGAGCAGATCTTTTTCTTTTAAAAGGAGAACTCGATGAAGCTTGGAGAGATTATAGGTATTCTATGGAACTTGCCCCAATGGTTTTAGGTAATTACGAAAAGATACTTTTTGCTTTTTTGAATATGATTCGCTCTCAACAGAACACCAGGGATCCAAAAATTTTTAATCAAATAAAAAGATATACTGATTCTGTTTATAATTTTTATATGGAAAATCAATCAAAATCATCTCAATTCAATCCTCCAAGTGAAGCTTTGGATTCTTTAAAAAAGGATATTGAAGATATATTGGGAGGTGAAAACGTTAGAAGTTCAATAACCGAAGATTGA
- a CDS encoding B12-binding domain-containing radical SAM protein, which translates to MKILLIAPESKRASKKKAILVPFPQASLTIIAGLTPKEHSVTIIDERLHEIDYDGDYDLIGITVMTATSIHAYQIADEFRKRNKKVVLGGIHPSFLPDEAIQHADCVVIGEAENLWKIVLDDFQKGQIKKFYKSEELPCLTDLPPARLDLLGKGYLLKNVFQTTRGCPHNCGFCSVSTFNGRRYRHRPVEKIIEEVSRCRSRMIGFLDDNIVGNPKYSKELFRALIPLKKKWVSQGTVKMAEDEELISLAQKCGCISLFVGFESVNEMNLEEMHKQFNPIEKYQKLIDNFHRHHIMVVGSFVFGFDNDDLSVFDDTLKFIEDTKIDFATFNILTPLPGTEVYEKFKNSDRIFSHDWTNYDFSHVVYQPAKMTPQELQFGHNELYRKFYTLPKIIKRAFWNWRYLGYFLPASLYYNWVSRNPHQLPNLHD; encoded by the coding sequence TTGAAAATATTATTAATAGCGCCAGAGTCTAAAAGGGCGTCGAAAAAAAAGGCAATTCTTGTTCCTTTTCCGCAAGCAAGTCTTACCATAATAGCTGGTTTAACCCCAAAAGAACATTCGGTTACTATCATCGATGAAAGACTGCATGAAATAGATTATGATGGTGATTATGATTTGATTGGCATAACTGTCATGACAGCAACTTCAATTCATGCTTATCAGATTGCCGATGAGTTTCGTAAAAGAAATAAAAAAGTTGTATTAGGTGGGATTCATCCTTCCTTTCTTCCTGATGAAGCGATCCAACATGCCGATTGCGTGGTTATCGGTGAAGCTGAAAACTTATGGAAAATAGTTTTAGATGATTTTCAGAAAGGTCAAATAAAAAAGTTTTATAAGAGCGAAGAACTCCCTTGTTTGACCGACCTTCCCCCAGCACGTTTAGATTTGCTTGGGAAAGGATACTTGCTTAAAAATGTTTTTCAAACAACCCGCGGATGTCCTCACAATTGTGGTTTTTGCTCGGTTTCTACATTTAATGGAAGGCGTTACCGACACCGACCAGTTGAAAAAATAATCGAAGAAGTGAGCCGATGTCGCTCGAGGATGATTGGTTTTTTAGACGACAACATTGTTGGGAATCCAAAATACTCTAAAGAACTTTTTCGTGCTTTAATTCCTTTAAAGAAAAAATGGGTGAGTCAGGGAACTGTTAAGATGGCGGAGGACGAAGAATTAATTAGCCTTGCCCAAAAATGCGGATGTATAAGTCTATTTGTTGGATTCGAATCGGTTAACGAAATGAATTTAGAAGAGATGCATAAGCAGTTTAATCCTATAGAAAAATACCAAAAATTAATTGATAATTTCCACCGGCATCATATTATGGTGGTAGGTTCCTTTGTTTTTGGTTTTGACAATGATGACTTGTCGGTTTTTGATGATACTCTGAAATTTATTGAAGATACCAAAATTGACTTTGCTACCTTCAATATCCTCACTCCTCTGCCTGGAACAGAGGTTTATGAAAAGTTTAAAAACTCCGACCGAATCTTTTCCCACGATTGGACCAATTATGATTTTTCTCATGTCGTTTATCAACCAGCTAAAATGACCCCGCAAGAGCTCCAATTTGGCCATAATGAATTATATCGAAAATTTTACACTCTTCCAAAAATAATAAAGCGAGCTTTTTGGAATTGGAGATACCTTGGTTACTTTTTACCGGCCAGTCTCTATTATAACTGGGTGTCAAGAAATCCGCATCAATTACCCAATTTGCATGATTAA
- a CDS encoding flavin reductase family protein, translating into MSLNQDFWKKALTESYAAIEKLTGVFLVTQGKERKPNIMTIGWMQGGIIWGRPIISVLVRPSRFSYIHIEENPFFTVCVPTENMKKEINWCGSASGATVDKFKSTAFTPIYNENFSVPVIKECPIYFECRIVQKTKVIETNFIPEIIHEYYSSGDFHSVYYGEIVRVKI; encoded by the coding sequence ATGTCTCTCAATCAAGATTTTTGGAAAAAAGCTCTCACTGAATCATATGCTGCTATTGAAAAACTCACTGGTGTTTTTTTGGTTACTCAGGGGAAAGAAAGGAAACCGAACATAATGACCATTGGATGGATGCAGGGAGGAATTATTTGGGGTCGGCCTATTATATCTGTATTGGTGAGGCCTTCTCGTTTTTCATATATTCATATTGAGGAAAATCCCTTTTTTACGGTTTGTGTTCCTACTGAGAATATGAAAAAAGAAATAAACTGGTGCGGGAGTGCCTCAGGTGCAACAGTTGATAAATTTAAAAGTACTGCTTTTACTCCTATTTATAATGAAAACTTCTCAGTTCCAGTCATTAAGGAATGCCCTATTTATTTTGAGTGCAGAATAGTTCAAAAAACCAAAGTTATAGAAACAAATTTTATTCCTGAAATCATTCATGAGTATTATTCTTCTGGAGATTTTCATTCAGTCTATTATGGAGAAATAGTAAGGGTTAAAATTTAA
- a CDS encoding peroxiredoxin family protein — MNNGKQDQLLKYIPLFLLIFILIPGCFLASNPDQPIPTPESSVDPSPTPYVSPNAIDFTLFDLDGNVYSLNEYRGKPVLVAFFGYLCPHCRNEMPRIQNLYNKYKESQNLVVLGVGVSSSIAQLREFQSQYGLTFPILDDFSRNVYHRFFSMGIPAIVLINKSGEVAYSYNQSELSETDIENLLNSYIF, encoded by the coding sequence TTGAATAATGGTAAACAAGACCAATTACTAAAGTATATCCCCTTATTTTTGCTTATCTTTATTTTGATTCCTGGATGCTTTTTAGCTTCAAATCCCGACCAACCAATTCCCACCCCTGAATCTTCTGTTGATCCGTCTCCAACTCCTTATGTATCTCCGAACGCTATAGATTTTACTCTCTTCGATCTGGATGGGAACGTATATTCCTTAAATGAATATCGTGGGAAGCCTGTTTTGGTCGCCTTTTTTGGTTATTTATGCCCCCATTGCCGAAATGAAATGCCTCGAATTCAAAATCTTTATAACAAATACAAAGAGAGTCAAAACCTGGTCGTTTTAGGGGTAGGAGTTTCAAGCTCGATTGCACAGTTACGTGAATTCCAATCACAATATGGCTTAACCTTTCCTATTCTTGACGATTTTAGCCGGAATGTTTATCATAGGTTTTTCAGCATGGGAATACCAGCCATAGTACTGATTAATAAATCTGGTGAGGTTGCTTATTCCTATAATCAATCTGAGTTGTCGGAAACTGATATTGAAAACCTTTTAAATTCTTATATTTTTTAA
- a CDS encoding sn-glycerol-1-phosphate dehydrogenase, whose translation MDELFYFQKAAEIPCSCGKTHHILTQKTIVDHSLLEQIPLVLNQLHLGKKCLIVFDENTYQAAGQKVETILNQEKYKAIPLLLSHNSSSQYLEPDEDTRHQVGTGLKYQPDFMIAVGSGVINDLVKFVAHRSHIPYVVVGTAASMDGYPSLGAPMLVNGYKITFEATPPKAIFMDLDVLVKAPLELLQSGFSDLIGKTTANSDWVLRNQLQDEYICHYSWDLVKEALHILWESADQIPQRKPEAVRALSIALLNSGFSMALVGDSRPASGAEHLIAHYLEMVSLSRGENTSLHGLRVGVATFYIHKMYQRFLKEIDTVDWEKIASPHPLRVNKKILQEKFGSLYPLVEKEATQKMTSPMVFTDSYKKPGFSNQLRQMISEKLFAIPDIEQALNRSKTPSTFEELGFSRSLVKDSFLFSRFVRSRITILDILDEAGLLEEYVEDFL comes from the coding sequence ATGGATGAACTTTTTTATTTTCAGAAAGCTGCAGAAATTCCTTGTTCTTGTGGTAAAACCCACCATATTTTAACTCAAAAAACCATCGTTGATCACTCACTTTTGGAGCAGATACCACTTGTGCTGAACCAGCTTCATTTGGGGAAGAAATGCTTGATCGTTTTTGACGAAAATACTTACCAAGCAGCAGGACAAAAAGTTGAAACAATTTTAAATCAAGAAAAGTATAAGGCTATTCCCCTCTTACTCTCTCATAACTCTTCGAGTCAATACTTAGAGCCCGACGAAGATACCCGCCATCAGGTTGGAACTGGCTTAAAATACCAACCAGACTTTATGATTGCTGTCGGCTCAGGTGTTATTAATGACTTGGTTAAATTCGTTGCCCATCGTTCTCATATTCCTTATGTGGTGGTTGGTACCGCAGCATCCATGGATGGATATCCTTCTCTTGGCGCTCCCATGTTAGTGAATGGATACAAAATTACTTTTGAAGCGACTCCCCCCAAAGCAATTTTTATGGATCTCGATGTTTTAGTAAAAGCTCCTTTAGAACTTCTCCAGTCGGGTTTTTCTGATTTAATTGGGAAAACCACGGCAAACTCTGACTGGGTACTACGAAATCAACTTCAAGATGAATATATTTGTCACTACTCCTGGGACTTGGTCAAGGAAGCTCTTCATATTTTGTGGGAATCTGCTGATCAAATCCCTCAACGAAAGCCAGAAGCCGTCAGAGCTTTGTCCATCGCTCTTCTCAACTCAGGATTTAGCATGGCATTGGTTGGTGATTCCCGACCAGCTTCTGGTGCTGAGCATCTCATCGCTCATTATTTAGAAATGGTTAGCCTTTCTCGTGGAGAAAATACTTCTCTTCATGGTTTACGAGTTGGAGTTGCAACTTTTTATATTCACAAAATGTATCAGCGATTTCTAAAAGAAATTGACACCGTCGATTGGGAAAAGATTGCTTCTCCCCATCCACTTCGGGTAAACAAGAAAATCTTACAGGAAAAATTCGGCTCTCTCTATCCTTTAGTTGAAAAAGAAGCAACTCAAAAAATGACATCCCCAATGGTTTTTACCGATTCTTATAAAAAACCTGGATTTTCCAATCAGTTGCGACAAATGATATCAGAAAAACTTTTTGCTATACCTGATATTGAACAAGCTTTAAATCGATCGAAAACTCCATCGACTTTTGAAGAATTAGGTTTTTCGCGATCCTTAGTGAAAGACTCTTTCCTTTTCTCCCGCTTTGTGAGGAGCCGAATTACCATTTTAGACATCCTTGATGAAGCTGGTCTCTTAGAAGAATATGTTGAAGATTTTTTATAA